Proteins found in one Hypericibacter terrae genomic segment:
- a CDS encoding glycine zipper family protein, with the protein MRHSSSPIRFVIAVAALLSLGACASEAPVGPSLPVMPGDGKTLSQFNQDDIVCRQFAGQRIGASPGAAANQSGVATAAVGTAVGAAAGALIGTAAGNPAAGAAIGGGAGLLTGSAVGIGNANEAAGDVQQRYDLAYQQCMATSGNKTSITMAPPPPAPPPQTAYYEPAPVPPPAPVYVYPAPSYYYPPYPYYAPYGYYYPRPYPRYYYPAPFWGPRFSFYFGGGGGNGYHHYHH; encoded by the coding sequence ATGCGTCACTCTTCGTCACCTATCCGGTTTGTCATCGCCGTTGCCGCCTTGCTGAGCCTGGGCGCCTGCGCCTCCGAGGCTCCCGTCGGGCCCAGCCTTCCGGTCATGCCGGGCGACGGCAAGACCCTGAGCCAGTTCAACCAGGACGACATCGTCTGCCGGCAATTCGCCGGCCAGCGGATCGGCGCGTCGCCGGGCGCCGCCGCCAATCAGTCGGGCGTCGCCACCGCTGCCGTGGGCACGGCGGTCGGGGCCGCCGCGGGCGCGCTGATCGGCACGGCGGCGGGCAATCCCGCGGCGGGCGCCGCCATCGGCGGCGGGGCGGGCCTCTTGACGGGATCGGCCGTCGGTATCGGCAACGCCAACGAAGCGGCCGGCGATGTGCAGCAGCGTTACGACCTTGCCTATCAGCAATGCATGGCCACGAGCGGCAACAAGACCTCGATCACCATGGCGCCACCGCCTCCCGCGCCCCCGCCGCAGACGGCCTATTACGAGCCAGCGCCCGTTCCTCCACCCGCGCCGGTCTATGTCTATCCGGCGCCGTCTTATTATTACCCGCCTTATCCCTATTACGCGCCCTACGGCTATTACTACCCGCGCCCCTATCCCCGCTATTACTACCCGGCGCCCTTCTGGGGGCCGCGATTCTCCTTCTATTTCGGCGGCGGTGGCGGGAACGGCTATCACCACTACCACCATTGA
- a CDS encoding DUF4279 domain-containing protein encodes MAKRKLNEDDKGEPRRVDVQLLIRHPTMNPAEITAALGIEPLISLGVGQPRRGFNGKLLGGTYRFTAWRHSIRYELSAQWFADKITMLVDRLLPHEAFLLNLRATGGKAEISVTFFSDGHLGDNVPIETLAKMADLQLDFGIECFVVPQSDSLHRSVELD; translated from the coding sequence ATGGCTAAACGCAAACTAAACGAAGATGATAAAGGTGAACCCCGGCGAGTTGATGTCCAACTGCTCATCCGTCATCCGACAATGAATCCTGCGGAAATCACCGCAGCGTTGGGGATCGAGCCGTTGATCTCATTGGGTGTCGGCCAGCCGAGAAGGGGATTCAATGGGAAATTATTGGGAGGCACCTATCGGTTTACGGCGTGGCGGCACTCTATCCGCTATGAATTGAGTGCACAGTGGTTCGCTGACAAAATCACAATGTTGGTGGATCGTCTGCTGCCTCACGAAGCATTTTTGCTCAATTTGCGTGCAACGGGCGGCAAAGCGGAAATCAGTGTTACTTTCTTTAGCGATGGGCATCTGGGAGACAATGTGCCCATAGAAACGCTCGCTAAAATGGCCGATCTGCAGTTGGATTTCGGCATCGAGTGCTTCGTGGTCCCGCAATCTGACAGCCTGCATCGATCTGTCGAACTAGATTGA
- a CDS encoding ABC transporter substrate-binding protein — protein MTTNNNGSDGFSRRQLLKGSAALGAGAALGGLLPALSAQADATTLNMWWWGEQELPGLQAFLDDSVKNYSAATVKTMLQDTAVVISQFQTAAAAGNAPDIQYLWNGIYHMESVWLGYLKPLNGLLKDDVLKASQPTLLSHFGNNIYRMGWYPQPMLWIYNKDLFDKAGLDADSPPKTWDALLAACDKLKSKGIAPLGGGIQDGYWGEWFFGHALAQNIDSTGEAIDLFTGVRDFKDPKYYEQWTRLEELKKHDFLNPDMSSLGLYPGIDLIVAGKLGMGVSVGARVPADSKTSNGRIGCMVMPTYGKGKMAGKPILDSQGLGISTNSKNPEAAAAFLEYLQSPERLQVFWDKTGWIPSNSNFDTSIIKDEVVKSMWKIWGQSENIPYVSNVVPGQFYDQALLPTAQQVVQGQITGEQAGELAAKVLGEWRDFNPDMVENYKKWAKDLSA, from the coding sequence ATGACAACGAACAACAACGGCTCCGACGGTTTTTCACGCCGCCAGCTTCTGAAAGGCAGCGCCGCCCTCGGCGCAGGTGCAGCGCTCGGCGGCCTGCTGCCGGCGCTTTCGGCGCAGGCAGACGCGACGACCCTGAACATGTGGTGGTGGGGCGAGCAGGAGCTGCCGGGCCTTCAGGCCTTCCTCGACGATTCGGTCAAGAACTACTCGGCGGCAACCGTGAAGACGATGCTGCAGGACACGGCGGTGGTGATCTCGCAGTTCCAGACCGCGGCCGCCGCCGGCAACGCGCCCGACATCCAGTATCTCTGGAACGGCATCTATCACATGGAGAGCGTGTGGCTCGGCTATCTGAAGCCGCTGAACGGGCTCCTCAAGGACGATGTGCTGAAGGCGTCGCAGCCGACGCTGCTGAGCCATTTCGGCAACAACATCTATCGCATGGGCTGGTATCCGCAGCCGATGCTCTGGATCTACAACAAGGACCTCTTCGACAAGGCCGGACTCGATGCCGACAGCCCGCCCAAGACCTGGGACGCGTTGCTCGCCGCTTGCGACAAGCTCAAATCCAAGGGCATCGCGCCGCTGGGCGGCGGCATCCAGGACGGCTATTGGGGCGAATGGTTCTTCGGCCATGCGCTGGCCCAGAACATCGACAGCACCGGCGAAGCCATCGACCTCTTCACCGGCGTGCGGGACTTCAAGGACCCGAAATATTACGAGCAATGGACGCGCCTCGAGGAGCTGAAGAAGCACGACTTCCTCAATCCGGACATGTCCTCGCTCGGGCTCTATCCCGGCATCGACCTGATCGTCGCCGGCAAGCTCGGCATGGGCGTGTCGGTGGGCGCGCGAGTGCCCGCCGACAGCAAGACCAGCAACGGGCGCATCGGCTGCATGGTCATGCCGACCTATGGCAAAGGCAAGATGGCCGGGAAACCGATCCTCGATTCGCAAGGGCTCGGCATCTCCACCAACAGCAAGAATCCCGAGGCGGCGGCGGCCTTCCTCGAATATCTGCAGTCGCCCGAGCGGCTCCAGGTCTTCTGGGACAAGACCGGCTGGATCCCCTCCAACAGCAATTTCGATACCTCGATCATCAAGGACGAGGTGGTGAAGTCGATGTGGAAGATCTGGGGGCAGTCCGAGAACATCCCCTATGTCTCGAACGTCGTGCCGGGTCAGTTCTACGACCAGGCGCTGCTCCCGACCGCCCAGCAGGTGGTGCAGGGCCAGATCACCGGCGAGCAGGCCGGCGAGCTCGCCGCCAAGGTGCTGGGCGAATGGCGCGACTTCAACCCGGACATGGTCGAGAACTACAAGAAGTGGGCGAAGGACCTGTCCGCCTGA
- a CDS encoding pyridoxal phosphate-dependent decarboxylase family protein: MTDPRETAGKGSAMPAGWSAADELMLDRAAKHAIEFRRSLATRPQRPRKSLGDMRQAFAGPLAAQGRDGIDVIEDLVARADPGLAAMAGPRFFGWVIGASHPAGVAADWLTSAWGQNAAGHTPTPAVAACEEIAAGWLLELLDLPRECSVGFVTGATMANLTCLAAARGEMLRRAGWDADADGLFGAPPIQVILGEEAHASVFAALQLLGLGHHRVTRLPVDDQGRMELRAFETAMARTEGPVIAIAQAGHVNSGAFDPIGEIAAIGHRRKAWLHIDGAFGLWARACPETASLVQGLEAADSWATDGHKWLQLPYDCGFAIVRDAEAHRRAMTITASYLPALSAGERIPADYVPELSRRARAFPVWAMIQALGRDGVAQMVARHCRIARRMAEALGAEAGIAVLNRVELNQIVVRFGGDGPSGDDLTRRVIERVQRDGTCFAAGAQWKGRWIMRLSVISWYTTEAEADRAVGAIVGAWRAIRAGEA; encoded by the coding sequence ATGACCGATCCCCGCGAGACGGCCGGGAAGGGAAGCGCGATGCCGGCCGGCTGGAGCGCCGCGGACGAGCTCATGCTCGATCGGGCGGCAAAGCATGCCATCGAGTTCCGGCGTTCTCTCGCCACGCGCCCGCAGCGGCCGCGGAAGAGCTTAGGCGACATGCGTCAGGCTTTTGCAGGGCCCCTGGCGGCGCAGGGCAGGGACGGTATCGATGTCATCGAGGACCTGGTCGCTCGGGCCGACCCCGGCCTCGCTGCCATGGCCGGGCCGCGTTTCTTCGGATGGGTGATCGGCGCCTCGCATCCTGCCGGCGTCGCCGCCGACTGGCTCACCAGCGCCTGGGGGCAGAACGCGGCGGGGCACACGCCCACGCCGGCGGTCGCGGCTTGCGAAGAGATTGCGGCGGGCTGGCTGCTGGAACTGCTCGATCTGCCGCGCGAATGTTCCGTCGGCTTCGTCACCGGCGCGACGATGGCGAACCTGACCTGTCTCGCGGCTGCGCGCGGCGAGATGCTGCGGCGGGCGGGCTGGGACGCCGATGCCGACGGGCTGTTCGGCGCGCCGCCGATCCAGGTCATTCTCGGCGAAGAAGCCCATGCCTCCGTCTTTGCCGCCTTGCAGCTCCTGGGCCTGGGACATCACCGGGTCACCCGCCTGCCGGTGGACGATCAGGGCCGGATGGAGCTCCGGGCTTTCGAGACGGCGATGGCGCGGACCGAGGGGCCCGTCATCGCGATCGCACAAGCAGGCCATGTCAACAGCGGCGCCTTCGATCCGATCGGGGAGATCGCGGCGATCGGCCACCGGCGGAAGGCCTGGCTGCATATCGATGGCGCCTTCGGCCTCTGGGCACGCGCCTGTCCCGAGACGGCGTCGCTGGTGCAGGGGCTCGAGGCCGCCGACTCCTGGGCCACCGACGGCCATAAATGGCTGCAGCTGCCTTACGATTGCGGTTTCGCCATCGTACGCGATGCCGAAGCGCATCGCCGCGCCATGACGATCACCGCCAGTTATCTGCCGGCTTTGTCGGCGGGCGAGCGTATTCCTGCCGACTATGTGCCGGAGCTCTCGCGGCGGGCGCGCGCCTTTCCCGTCTGGGCGATGATTCAGGCGCTGGGGCGGGACGGCGTCGCGCAGATGGTGGCACGGCATTGCCGGATCGCGCGCCGGATGGCCGAGGCGCTCGGCGCCGAAGCGGGCATCGCTGTGCTCAATCGGGTCGAGCTGAACCAAATCGTGGTCAGGTTCGGCGGCGACGGGCCTTCAGGCGACGATCTGACCCGCCGGGTGATCGAACGGGTTCAGAGGGACGGCACCTGCTTTGCGGCCGGCGCCCAATGGAAGGGCCGCTGGATCATGCGCCTCTCCGTCATCTCCTGGTACACCACCGAGGCCGAAGCCGATCGCGCCGTTGGCGCGATCGTCGGCGCCTGGCGCGCGATCCGGGCGGGCGAAGCCTGA
- a CDS encoding mandelate racemase/muconate lactonizing enzyme family protein: MKIDSVDFFYLSMPIVTTAGDGSQDALVVRVSAGGHAGWGECEAAPLPSIAAFVCPMSHGACRPVSASVLGEKLDGPDDIKRMAATLAFNSMDLLQAPHTWSGIEMALWDLLGHVRGEPSWKLLGHAKAYPKTPYASVLFGTTAQQTLERARDIRAKGFRAAKFGWAPYGDSLEGDIAQVAAAREGLGADGILLIDAGQIFADDVEAASKRLASLNANKVTWLEEPFGGFSYEAYGKLAARSGAVKLAGGEAAHNRYMAEHLIDYGHVGFIQIDCGRIGGLGPAKQVADYAVKKGVTYVNHTFTSNLALSASLQPYAGMKDSWICEYPTQLSSLATELTTTRIAPNAKGEIEIPDAPGLGVEINAKTLKTYAVDVEIKVKGKTIFAPPMV, from the coding sequence ATGAAAATCGACAGCGTCGACTTCTTCTATCTCTCGATGCCCATCGTCACGACGGCGGGAGATGGCAGCCAGGACGCGCTGGTGGTTCGCGTCTCGGCCGGCGGCCATGCCGGATGGGGAGAATGCGAGGCGGCCCCCCTGCCCTCGATCGCGGCCTTCGTCTGTCCGATGTCGCACGGCGCCTGCCGTCCGGTCTCGGCCTCGGTCCTCGGCGAGAAGCTGGACGGACCCGACGATATCAAGCGCATGGCCGCGACCCTCGCCTTCAACAGCATGGATCTGCTGCAGGCGCCGCACACCTGGTCCGGCATCGAGATGGCGCTGTGGGATCTCCTGGGCCATGTGCGCGGCGAGCCGTCATGGAAATTGCTGGGCCATGCCAAGGCCTATCCCAAGACCCCTTATGCCTCCGTGCTGTTCGGCACGACGGCGCAGCAGACGCTCGAACGCGCGCGCGACATAAGGGCGAAAGGATTCAGGGCCGCCAAATTCGGCTGGGCGCCCTATGGCGATAGCCTCGAAGGCGACATCGCCCAGGTTGCCGCCGCCCGGGAGGGATTGGGCGCCGACGGAATCCTCCTGATCGATGCCGGCCAGATCTTCGCCGACGATGTCGAGGCCGCTTCCAAGCGCCTGGCCTCGCTCAATGCCAACAAGGTCACCTGGCTCGAGGAGCCGTTCGGCGGATTCTCCTACGAAGCCTATGGCAAGCTTGCCGCGCGCAGCGGTGCGGTGAAGCTCGCCGGCGGCGAGGCCGCCCATAACCGTTACATGGCCGAGCATCTGATCGATTACGGCCATGTCGGATTCATCCAGATCGATTGCGGGCGCATCGGCGGGTTGGGGCCAGCCAAGCAGGTCGCCGACTATGCCGTGAAGAAAGGCGTCACTTATGTCAATCACACCTTCACCTCGAACCTGGCGCTGAGCGCCTCGCTCCAGCCCTATGCTGGGATGAAGGACAGCTGGATCTGCGAATACCCGACCCAGCTCAGCAGCCTCGCCACCGAGCTCACCACTACGCGCATCGCCCCCAACGCCAAGGGCGAGATCGAGATCCCCGATGCGCCGGGTCTCGGCGTCGAGATCAACGCGAAAACGCTCAAGACCTACGCGGTCGATGTGGAGATCAAGGTGAAGGGTAAGACGATCTTCGCCCCGCCGATGGTTTAG
- a CDS encoding carbohydrate ABC transporter permease gives MKPDRALKHGVLLFAVFLALVPSLFMIMTSLKSDEEYTYNKAGLPQALVLDHFDNVLFHSPFFAWMGNSIILVVGSVLLSTVVSCLGAYAIARMKFNGRGLLFSVSTALMAVPPVVMIVPLFVLYSQLGLISTYQGTIIIYAGLITPFSVYLLTTFFRTLPRELFEAARMDGAGDLLILRRIVIPLSLPALLTLVVVNALYVWNDLIIAIIFLQDDSKRTLMAGISVFQGRYDNQIPLTMAGMVIASAPMIILYIAFQKYFIQGLMAGSVK, from the coding sequence GTGAAGCCCGATCGCGCGCTCAAGCACGGGGTCCTGCTGTTCGCGGTCTTCCTGGCCCTGGTGCCGTCGCTCTTCATGATCATGACCTCGCTCAAGAGCGACGAGGAATACACCTACAACAAAGCCGGGCTGCCGCAGGCCCTGGTGCTCGACCATTTCGACAATGTGCTGTTCCACAGCCCGTTCTTCGCCTGGATGGGGAACAGCATCATCCTCGTCGTCGGCTCGGTCCTGCTGAGCACGGTGGTCTCCTGCCTGGGCGCCTATGCGATCGCGCGGATGAAGTTCAACGGCAGGGGCCTTTTGTTCTCTGTCAGCACCGCGCTCATGGCCGTGCCGCCGGTGGTGATGATCGTGCCCCTGTTCGTGCTCTATTCGCAGCTGGGGCTGATCAGTACCTATCAGGGCACCATCATCATCTATGCGGGGCTGATCACGCCTTTCTCGGTCTATCTGCTCACGACCTTCTTCCGCACCCTGCCGCGCGAGCTGTTCGAGGCGGCGCGGATGGATGGGGCGGGGGACCTGCTGATCCTCCGGCGGATCGTGATCCCGCTGTCGCTGCCGGCGCTGCTGACGCTGGTGGTGGTCAATGCGCTCTATGTCTGGAACGACCTGATCATCGCCATCATCTTCCTGCAGGACGATTCCAAGCGCACGTTGATGGCGGGCATCAGCGTGTTCCAGGGCCGCTACGACAACCAGATCCCGCTGACGATGGCGGGCATGGTCATCGCCAGCGCGCCGATGATCATTCTCTACATCGCCTTCCAGAAATATTTCATCCAGGGGCTGATGGCCGGTTCGGTCAAATGA
- a CDS encoding B12-binding domain-containing radical SAM protein, whose translation MAAKRRFQLVLIKPSHYDDDGYVIRWWRAMIPSNSLAAVYGIAADCAGRRVLGPDVEIDIAVIDETNSRIDLPSLLDRFRRQGGFGLVALVGVQSNQYPRALDIARPFRAAGIPVAMGGFHVSGCLAMLDGHAVGLDECREMGIAMFAGEAEGRLDLVLRDAAAGRLAPLYDFMKDLPAMEGTPVPFMPKQYVQRTLGFSTSFDAGRGCPYQCSFCTIINVQGRKSRFRSADDVEKLVRLNWAQGIHKFFITDDNFARNREWEAIFDRLIELREKGGIPLGLMIQVDTLCHKIPNFIVKAKRAGVTRVFIGLENVNPDNLAAAKKRQNKITEYRRMLLAWKAQGIITLAGYILGFPADTPATIRRDIAIIQEELPLDIIEFFCLTPLPGSEDHQTLWKNNVAMDADLNNYDVEHVCTAHPRMSRAEWEGIYREAWSLYYTPEHMETLLRRAAATGVPIGSLIKLLVNFSTTVRLENLHPLQGGLLRLKRPSERRPGLPRESAWRFWPRFVLETLGKHAVIVGMIARLLWLRRAIARDPAAGSYTDRALTPVGEDDDETLDLLTQTTGGRAAVAHARKIAELTAIGRDG comes from the coding sequence GTGGCCGCGAAGCGCCGCTTCCAGCTGGTCCTGATCAAGCCGTCGCATTACGACGACGACGGCTATGTCATTCGCTGGTGGCGGGCGATGATCCCGTCCAATTCTCTCGCCGCCGTCTACGGCATCGCGGCCGACTGCGCCGGGCGGCGCGTGCTCGGGCCCGATGTCGAGATCGACATCGCGGTCATCGACGAGACCAACAGCCGGATCGACCTGCCGTCATTGCTGGACCGTTTCCGGCGGCAGGGCGGTTTCGGGCTGGTGGCGCTGGTCGGCGTCCAGTCGAACCAGTATCCGCGCGCCCTCGACATCGCGCGCCCCTTCCGGGCGGCGGGGATTCCCGTCGCCATGGGCGGGTTCCATGTCTCGGGCTGCCTGGCGATGCTGGACGGGCACGCGGTGGGGCTGGACGAATGCCGCGAGATGGGCATCGCCATGTTCGCCGGCGAGGCCGAGGGACGGCTCGATCTCGTGCTGCGCGACGCCGCCGCGGGCCGGCTGGCGCCGCTCTACGATTTCATGAAGGATCTGCCGGCGATGGAAGGCACGCCCGTGCCCTTCATGCCGAAACAATATGTGCAGCGCACGCTCGGATTCAGCACCAGCTTCGACGCCGGCCGCGGCTGCCCCTATCAATGCTCCTTCTGCACCATCATCAATGTGCAGGGCCGCAAGTCGCGATTCCGCTCGGCCGACGATGTCGAGAAGCTGGTGCGCCTCAACTGGGCGCAGGGCATCCACAAATTCTTCATCACCGACGACAATTTCGCCCGCAACCGCGAGTGGGAGGCGATCTTCGACCGCCTGATCGAGTTGCGCGAGAAGGGCGGCATTCCCCTCGGCCTGATGATCCAGGTGGACACGCTCTGCCACAAGATCCCGAACTTCATCGTGAAGGCGAAACGGGCCGGCGTCACCCGCGTCTTCATCGGGCTGGAGAACGTCAACCCCGACAATCTCGCGGCCGCCAAGAAGCGCCAGAACAAGATCACCGAATATCGCCGGATGCTGCTGGCCTGGAAGGCGCAGGGCATCATCACGCTGGCGGGCTACATCCTTGGGTTTCCCGCGGACACGCCGGCGACGATCCGGCGCGACATCGCGATCATCCAGGAGGAGCTGCCGCTCGACATCATCGAGTTCTTCTGCCTGACGCCGCTGCCGGGCTCGGAGGATCATCAGACCCTGTGGAAGAACAATGTCGCGATGGACGCCGATCTCAACAATTACGACGTCGAGCATGTCTGCACAGCGCATCCGAGAATGAGCCGGGCGGAATGGGAGGGCATCTATCGCGAGGCCTGGTCGCTCTATTATACGCCGGAGCATATGGAGACCTTGCTGCGCCGCGCGGCCGCGACGGGCGTGCCGATCGGCAGCCTCATCAAGCTCCTGGTCAATTTTTCGACCACGGTCCGGCTCGAGAATTTGCATCCGCTCCAGGGCGGACTCCTCCGGCTCAAGCGGCCGTCCGAGCGCCGCCCCGGGCTGCCGCGCGAGAGCGCCTGGCGGTTTTGGCCCCGCTTCGTCCTGGAGACCCTGGGCAAGCATGCGGTCATCGTGGGCATGATCGCCCGGCTGCTGTGGCTGCGCCGTGCGATCGCCCGCGATCCTGCGGCGGGGTCCTATACGGATCGCGCGCTGACGCCGGTGGGCGAGGACGATGACGAGACGCTCGACCTCCTGACGCAGACCACCGGCGGTCGGGCCGCGGTCGCGCATGCCAGGAAGATCGCCGAGCTCACCGCGATCGGCCGCGACGGCTGA
- a CDS encoding SDR family NAD(P)-dependent oxidoreductase, giving the protein MQLLRDRVCVISGAGQGLGRAVALEMAGEGANVVLLERNPDTLAQVAAEIAAKGGSALPYALDVTDYDAYGRIVADVIAKRGKIDVLVNNAAINPPARTILEDRLEDWRRTIQINLEAVYMGSKLVAPHMVKRKAGRIISIASIQGFASSGTVGAYNAAKGGIIAFTKSMAVELGPHEILVNAVAPGYMSTPMSVINGVNETETPEFIDLYVTKGRIPLRRTGYPEDVSGTVIFLASPYCRYMTGQLLVVDGGLMSTF; this is encoded by the coding sequence ATGCAACTGCTGCGAGATCGTGTCTGCGTCATCAGCGGTGCCGGGCAGGGCCTGGGCCGCGCGGTGGCGCTGGAGATGGCGGGCGAGGGGGCGAATGTCGTCCTGCTCGAACGCAATCCCGACACGCTGGCGCAGGTGGCGGCCGAGATCGCTGCCAAGGGCGGCAGCGCCCTGCCCTATGCGCTCGACGTCACCGATTATGACGCCTATGGCCGCATCGTCGCCGACGTGATCGCGAAGCGCGGGAAGATCGACGTGCTGGTCAACAACGCCGCGATCAATCCGCCCGCGCGGACGATCCTGGAAGACAGGCTCGAGGACTGGCGCCGAACCATCCAGATCAATCTCGAGGCCGTCTATATGGGCTCGAAGCTGGTGGCGCCGCATATGGTGAAGCGGAAGGCGGGGCGCATCATCAGCATCGCCTCGATCCAGGGCTTCGCCTCGAGCGGCACCGTCGGGGCCTACAACGCCGCCAAGGGCGGCATCATCGCCTTCACCAAATCGATGGCGGTCGAGCTCGGGCCCCATGAGATTCTCGTCAATGCCGTGGCGCCGGGATACATGTCGACGCCGATGTCGGTCATCAACGGCGTCAACGAGACCGAGACGCCCGAATTCATCGACCTCTATGTGACGAAGGGCCGGATTCCGCTGCGCCGGACCGGTTATCCCGAGGATGTCTCCGGCACGGTGATCTTTCTCGCCTCGCCTTATTGCCGTTACATGACCGGCCAGCTGCTGGTCGTCGACGGCGGATTGATGAGCACGTTCTGA
- a CDS encoding carbohydrate ABC transporter permease, which translates to MKLSPKFTPYLYILPLVLLLGFVFGYPLVRIFEFSFKKVRGIDGPWVGWENYRLILHQDLFWESALHNLFLLIAVPVMVAWALLISIVLYERIRGWKLYRVVLFLPYILAIPIIAVVMKKMFQFSGPVNEALRWLSLDFMALDWIGSSDVALWTVMIFIIWRESALGIILFLARLLSLDESLIEAAKLEGANWWQRARYVLIPQMKTVIEFYVVISVITMLSSVFSYVYIMGGGRGGPGTSTMVLELYIFSALIKISLPGIASAVSVLLFLVSLLLIVPLFAVRRRANEEEVG; encoded by the coding sequence ATGAAACTCTCGCCGAAGTTCACGCCCTATCTCTACATCCTGCCGCTCGTCCTCCTGCTGGGGTTCGTCTTCGGCTATCCGCTGGTCCGTATCTTCGAGTTCAGCTTCAAGAAGGTCCGCGGCATCGACGGTCCCTGGGTCGGCTGGGAGAACTACCGGCTGATCCTGCATCAGGATCTGTTCTGGGAATCGGCACTCCATAATCTGTTCCTGCTGATCGCCGTCCCGGTCATGGTCGCCTGGGCGCTGCTGATCTCGATCGTGCTCTATGAGCGGATCCGCGGCTGGAAGCTCTACCGGGTCGTCCTGTTCCTGCCTTACATCCTGGCGATCCCCATCATCGCCGTGGTGATGAAGAAGATGTTCCAGTTCAGCGGGCCGGTGAACGAGGCGCTGCGCTGGCTGAGCCTCGACTTCATGGCGCTCGACTGGATCGGCTCGTCGGACGTCGCGCTCTGGACCGTCATGATCTTCATCATCTGGCGGGAATCGGCGCTCGGCATCATCCTGTTCCTGGCGCGGCTCTTGAGCCTCGACGAATCGCTGATCGAGGCGGCGAAGCTGGAAGGGGCCAACTGGTGGCAGCGGGCGCGCTATGTGCTGATCCCGCAGATGAAGACGGTGATCGAGTTCTATGTGGTCATCAGCGTGATCACGATGCTCTCCTCCGTCTTTTCCTATGTCTACATCATGGGCGGCGGACGCGGCGGTCCCGGCACCTCCACCATGGTGCTGGAGCTCTATATCTTCAGCGCGCTCATCAAGATCAGCCTCCCCGGCATCGCGTCGGCGGTCTCCGTGCTCCTGTTCCTGGTCTCGCTGCTGCTGATCGTCCCCCTGTTCGCGGTCCGGCGGCGAGCCAATGAAGAGGAGGTGGGATGA
- a CDS encoding ABC transporter ATP-binding protein, which produces MAYVQIQSLVKAFGETEIIHGVDLEIEKQEFTVFVGPSGCGKTTLLRLIAGLEEVSAGTIHIGGERVDHLPPAERGLAMVFQNYALYPHMSVFEDMAFGLRISRVDKAQIRRRVQEAAEILQITELLERKPRALSGGQRQRVAIGRAIVRQPKVFLFDEPLSNLDAKLRVQMRVELIRLHQALKATMIYVTHDQVEAMTMADKIVVLNKGHVEQVGRPLDLYHHPRNLFVAGFIGSPSMNFLPGQIAGLSETGVEVALGGGQKTLVRCKPDARAAKGAAVTLGLRPEDLKPNAPGDSTLAGKVRMVERLGGDTYLYLSALEGADITVHAPGDIVVSAGDQIPIGVSAAKAYLFHESGEAFARFPA; this is translated from the coding sequence ATGGCCTATGTGCAGATCCAATCCCTCGTCAAAGCCTTCGGCGAGACGGAGATCATCCATGGCGTCGATCTCGAGATCGAGAAGCAGGAGTTCACCGTCTTCGTCGGGCCGTCGGGCTGCGGCAAGACCACCCTGCTGCGGCTGATCGCGGGGCTGGAAGAGGTCAGCGCCGGCACCATCCATATCGGCGGCGAGCGCGTCGACCATCTGCCGCCGGCCGAGCGCGGCCTCGCCATGGTGTTCCAGAACTACGCGCTCTACCCGCATATGAGCGTGTTCGAGGACATGGCCTTCGGCCTGCGCATCTCGAGGGTCGATAAGGCGCAAATCCGCCGCCGGGTCCAGGAGGCGGCGGAGATCCTGCAGATCACCGAGCTGCTGGAGCGCAAGCCCCGGGCGCTCTCGGGCGGCCAGCGGCAGCGCGTGGCGATCGGCCGCGCGATCGTGCGCCAGCCCAAGGTCTTCCTGTTCGACGAGCCGCTGTCGAACCTCGATGCCAAGCTCAGGGTGCAGATGCGGGTCGAGCTGATCCGGCTGCACCAGGCGCTCAAGGCCACCATGATCTATGTCACCCACGACCAGGTCGAGGCCATGACCATGGCCGACAAGATCGTGGTGCTGAACAAGGGCCATGTCGAGCAGGTCGGCCGCCCGCTCGATCTCTATCACCATCCCCGCAATCTCTTCGTCGCCGGCTTCATCGGCTCGCCCTCGATGAATTTCCTTCCGGGCCAGATCGCCGGCCTGTCCGAGACGGGCGTCGAGGTGGCGCTGGGCGGCGGGCAGAAGACCCTCGTCCGCTGCAAGCCGGACGCGCGCGCGGCCAAGGGCGCCGCGGTAACGCTGGGGCTGCGCCCGGAGGATCTGAAGCCCAACGCTCCGGGCGATTCCACCCTCGCCGGCAAGGTGCGCATGGTCGAGCGGCTCGGCGGCGACACCTATCTCTATCTGAGTGCCCTCGAAGGGGCCGACATCACGGTCCATGCACCGGGCGACATCGTTGTCTCCGCGGGCGATCAGATCCCGATCGGCGTCAGCGCGGCCAAGGCCTATCTCTTCCATGAGAGCGGCGAGGCCTTCGCACGATTCCCGGCATAG